The Sphingopyxis fribergensis genome contains a region encoding:
- the ychF gene encoding redox-regulated ATPase YchF — protein sequence MGFKCGIVGLPNVGKSTLFNALTETAAAQAANYPFCTIEPNIGNVAVPDARLEKLAAIASSKKIIATQLAFVDIAGLVRGASKGEGLGNQFLGNIREVDAIVHVLRCFEDDDIQHVENKVDPVADAETVETELLLSDLESLEKRVPAFAKKAAQGDKEAKIAASVLGQALELLREGKPARLTEPKDEEEARVLRTAQLLTSKPVLYVCNVDEGSAANGNAFSEKVFAKAAAEGAQAVVVSAAIESELVTMEMADRLEFLEEMGLHETGLARVIRAGYELLHLITFFTVGPQEARAWTVHTGATAPEAAGEIHSDFQKGFIRAETIAYDDYVALGGEARAREAGKLRAEGKAYVVHDGDVMHFLHS from the coding sequence ATGGGTTTCAAATGCGGCATCGTCGGCCTTCCCAACGTCGGCAAGTCCACCCTGTTCAACGCGCTGACCGAAACCGCGGCAGCACAGGCGGCGAACTATCCTTTCTGCACGATCGAGCCGAATATCGGCAATGTCGCGGTGCCCGACGCGCGGCTGGAAAAGCTGGCCGCGATCGCGAGCAGCAAGAAGATCATCGCGACGCAGCTCGCCTTCGTCGACATCGCCGGCCTCGTGCGCGGCGCATCGAAGGGCGAAGGGCTGGGCAACCAGTTCCTCGGCAACATCCGTGAAGTCGACGCGATCGTCCATGTGCTGCGCTGCTTCGAAGATGACGACATCCAGCATGTCGAGAATAAGGTCGACCCGGTCGCCGACGCCGAGACGGTCGAAACCGAACTGCTGCTCTCCGATCTCGAAAGCCTGGAGAAGCGCGTTCCCGCCTTCGCCAAGAAGGCCGCGCAGGGCGACAAGGAAGCGAAGATCGCCGCATCGGTGCTCGGTCAGGCGCTTGAGCTGCTGCGCGAAGGCAAGCCCGCACGGCTGACCGAACCCAAGGACGAGGAAGAAGCCCGCGTCCTGCGCACCGCGCAGTTGCTGACGTCGAAGCCGGTCCTGTACGTCTGCAACGTCGACGAAGGCAGCGCCGCGAACGGCAACGCCTTCTCCGAAAAAGTGTTCGCCAAAGCCGCCGCCGAGGGCGCGCAGGCGGTCGTCGTCTCCGCCGCGATCGAGAGCGAGCTGGTGACGATGGAGATGGCCGACCGCCTTGAGTTCCTCGAGGAAATGGGTCTGCACGAAACCGGCCTCGCGCGCGTCATCCGCGCGGGATACGAGCTGCTTCACCTCATCACCTTCTTCACCGTCGGCCCACAGGAGGCGCGCGCGTGGACCGTCCACACCGGCGCCACCGCACCCGAAGCCGCGGGCGAAATCCACAGCGATTTCCAGAAGGGCTTCATCCGCGCCGAAACGATCGCCTATGACGATTATGTTGCGCTGGGCGGCGAAGCGCGGGCACGCGAAGCGGGCAAGCTGCGCGCAGAAGGCAAGGCCTATGTCGTCCACGACGGCGACGTGATGCACTTCCTGCATAGCTGA
- a CDS encoding MerR family transcriptional regulator — protein MQLTIGKLAAAGEVGVETVRYYQRRGLLETPARSGGDGWGGGIRRYGEDDLRRLKFIRSAQASGFTLDEISELLALEASDDRVRVRTLARQRIEMLDEKIAQMTQTRAALARLADQCAASDKGPCPILAAFEP, from the coding sequence ATGCAACTCACGATCGGAAAATTGGCGGCCGCGGGCGAGGTCGGGGTCGAAACGGTGCGGTATTACCAGCGCCGGGGCTTGCTCGAAACGCCCGCACGCAGCGGCGGCGACGGTTGGGGCGGCGGGATTCGCCGTTATGGCGAGGATGACCTCAGACGCCTGAAATTCATTCGCTCGGCGCAGGCATCAGGCTTCACGCTCGACGAGATATCCGAACTGCTCGCGCTGGAGGCAAGCGACGACCGTGTGCGCGTGCGTACCCTCGCACGCCAACGGATCGAAATGCTCGACGAAAAGATCGCGCAGATGACGCAAACGCGCGCCGCCCTCGCGCGCCTCGCCGATCAATGCGCCGCGAGCGACAAGGGGCCGTGCCCGATATTGGCGGCGTTCGAGCCGTAA
- a CDS encoding glutaredoxin family protein, whose amino-acid sequence MKSQATLHRMVMPGHTCPYGLKSKHLLESRGFIVDDRWLTTREEVDAFKAEHGVKTTPQTFIDGVRIGGHDDLRHHFGLRVADPDATSYTPVIALFAMTALMALAASFAVDGSVFTLRAAEWFISFSMIVLALLKLQDVDKFATMFLNYDLLAKRWVPYASLYPFAEGLAGVLMTAHALPWLSIPLALVIGGIGAVSVFKAVYIDKRDIKCACVGGSSKVPLGFVSLTENLMMVAMALWMASMWF is encoded by the coding sequence ATGAAAAGCCAAGCAACCCTCCATCGCATGGTCATGCCGGGGCACACCTGCCCCTATGGCCTCAAATCGAAACATCTGCTGGAAAGCCGCGGTTTCATAGTCGACGACCGCTGGCTGACGACGCGCGAGGAGGTCGACGCGTTCAAGGCCGAGCATGGCGTCAAGACGACGCCGCAGACCTTCATCGACGGCGTGCGGATCGGCGGCCATGACGATCTGCGCCACCATTTCGGCCTGAGGGTCGCCGACCCCGACGCGACGAGCTATACGCCGGTGATCGCGCTCTTCGCGATGACCGCGCTGATGGCGCTCGCGGCGAGCTTCGCGGTTGACGGCAGCGTCTTCACCCTCCGCGCCGCCGAATGGTTCATCTCGTTCAGCATGATCGTGCTCGCGCTGCTCAAACTGCAGGACGTCGACAAATTCGCGACGATGTTCCTGAACTACGACCTGCTCGCCAAACGCTGGGTGCCTTATGCGAGCCTCTATCCCTTTGCCGAAGGGCTTGCCGGCGTGCTGATGACGGCGCACGCCCTGCCCTGGCTCTCTATCCCGCTTGCGCTCGTCATCGGCGGCATAGGCGCGGTGTCGGTGTTCAAGGCGGTCTATATCGACAAGCGCGACATCAAATGCGCCTGCGTCGGCGGCAGCAGCAAGGTGCCCTTGGGCTTCGTCTCGCTCACCGAAAATCTGATGATGGTCGCGATGGCGCTGTGGATGGCGTCGATGTGGTTCTGA
- a CDS encoding alkaline phosphatase D family protein, whose translation MFNRRHFLAGATLAGLAAPAILRAEGGIFREFPFSLGVAAGDPASDGFVIWTRLAPDPMERHGGMPLANFPVDWEVASDSGFRDVVAKGTELARPELAHSVHVEVAGLQSDRPYYYRFTAGGERSLRGRARTLPAPGAKADALKFGVAGCQHFEAGFFGAYRHLAREDLAFVYHYGDFIYEYSEDYLFNTGLPTRPVRKHAFRALVDVTDFRNAYAQQLGDIDLQAARCTHAFLSSFDDHEIRNDWVSDIDNWKLGLEVNDPEAASPEVFMLKKQAAMQAWYEHMPVRKALLPRGGMVAMNREFRYGDLMAMQLLDTRQYRDDQPCDDGFKPACPGVFDKNAQVLGKAQEEWLGRNLAKGGATWNAFAQQVTMMSLDRRRKADEPEKIVNLDSWAGYEAPRERILSRMAGLKNNVVLTGDEHQNFCGDLVTKDKVVGAEFVATSISSGGDGSDKRNGTDLFLSQNPELKFANDQRGYIVCEVGREAWQTHFMVVDKVTTPVNNLSKRATGVVERDVAGIKMA comes from the coding sequence ATGTTCAACCGTCGCCATTTCCTCGCCGGGGCCACCCTCGCCGGCCTAGCCGCCCCTGCGATCCTGCGCGCCGAGGGCGGTATTTTCCGCGAATTCCCGTTCAGCCTCGGCGTCGCGGCGGGCGATCCGGCGAGCGACGGCTTCGTCATCTGGACGCGCCTCGCCCCCGACCCGATGGAACGCCACGGGGGGATGCCGCTGGCGAATTTCCCGGTCGACTGGGAGGTCGCGAGCGACAGCGGCTTTCGCGACGTCGTCGCCAAGGGGACCGAGCTTGCACGCCCCGAACTGGCGCACAGCGTGCATGTCGAGGTCGCGGGGCTCCAGTCCGACCGGCCCTATTATTACCGCTTCACCGCGGGCGGCGAGCGCAGCCTGCGCGGCCGCGCGCGTACCCTGCCCGCTCCGGGCGCCAAGGCCGATGCGCTGAAATTCGGTGTCGCCGGGTGCCAGCATTTCGAGGCGGGTTTCTTCGGCGCCTATCGCCATCTCGCGCGCGAAGATCTCGCCTTCGTCTATCATTATGGCGACTTCATCTATGAATATAGCGAGGATTATCTGTTCAACACCGGGCTGCCGACGCGGCCGGTGCGCAAACACGCCTTCCGCGCGCTTGTCGACGTCACCGATTTCCGCAATGCCTATGCGCAGCAGCTTGGTGATATCGACTTGCAGGCGGCGCGCTGCACCCACGCCTTCCTGTCGAGCTTCGACGATCACGAGATCCGCAACGACTGGGTGTCGGACATCGACAACTGGAAGCTCGGGCTCGAGGTCAATGATCCCGAAGCCGCATCGCCCGAAGTTTTCATGCTGAAGAAGCAGGCGGCGATGCAGGCGTGGTACGAGCACATGCCCGTGCGCAAGGCACTGCTGCCACGCGGCGGCATGGTCGCGATGAACCGCGAGTTTCGTTACGGCGACCTGATGGCAATGCAATTGCTCGACACGCGGCAATATCGCGATGACCAGCCGTGCGACGATGGCTTCAAGCCCGCCTGCCCCGGCGTATTCGACAAAAATGCGCAGGTACTTGGCAAGGCGCAGGAAGAATGGCTCGGCCGCAATCTGGCCAAGGGTGGCGCCACCTGGAATGCCTTTGCGCAGCAGGTCACGATGATGTCGCTCGACCGGCGGCGGAAAGCCGACGAACCTGAGAAGATCGTCAATCTCGACAGCTGGGCGGGTTATGAAGCGCCGCGCGAGCGGATCCTGTCGCGCATGGCGGGGCTCAAGAACAATGTCGTGCTGACCGGCGACGAGCATCAGAATTTCTGCGGCGACCTGGTGACCAAAGACAAGGTCGTCGGCGCCGAATTTGTCGCGACATCGATTTCGTCGGGCGGCGACGGAAGCGACAAGCGCAACGGTACCGACCTGTTTTTAAGCCAGAACCCCGAACTCAAATTTGCGAACGACCAGCGCGGCTACATCGTGTGCGAAGTGGGTCGCGAGGCGTGGCAGACGCATTTCATGGTGGTCGACAAGGTGACGACGCCGGTGAACAATCTGTCGAAGCGCGCGACGGGCGTGGTCGAGCGCGACGTCGCTGGGATCAAGATGGCGTGA
- a CDS encoding nucleotide pyrophosphatase/phosphodiesterase family protein, with protein MNRILSLLLALFLPLAAQAQEGSERKPVTILISIDGFRADYLDRGITPNLSRLAAEGSRGKLRPSFPTKTFPNHYAIVTGKRPDNNGITGNNMIDPRRPGVKFSLGDPKQSLDPFWWDEAEPAWITAGKAGVRSATMFWPGSEVAIHENRPPDWMRYDENVGYAQRVNTVLDWMRRPAEIRPAFVTLYFEAVDDAGHKFGPDSAEVNAAIAAVDGRIGELVAGLAAMGQPVQLLVVADHGMRAIDESRVIQLADLIDLPSIVAVETGPYAAIEPTAGTDDRVYKALLKPHEHMACNRREELPKRLHYGQNPRVAAIICIAEPGWSILAGTPTWPVKGGAHGYDNQDTEMLALFVASGTGLKGDVGVVDNIEVYPLLMRLIGVTPLPNDAAGDLAKRLP; from the coding sequence ATGAACCGCATCCTTTCGCTGTTGCTCGCCCTCTTCCTTCCCCTCGCCGCACAGGCGCAGGAAGGAAGCGAACGCAAGCCCGTGACGATCCTGATCTCGATCGACGGTTTTCGGGCCGACTATCTCGATCGCGGCATTACGCCGAACCTGTCGCGGCTCGCCGCCGAAGGCTCGCGCGGCAAACTGCGGCCGTCCTTCCCGACGAAGACCTTTCCGAACCATTACGCCATCGTCACCGGCAAGCGCCCCGACAACAACGGCATCACCGGCAACAATATGATCGACCCGCGGCGCCCGGGGGTGAAATTCAGCCTTGGCGATCCGAAGCAATCGCTCGACCCCTTCTGGTGGGACGAGGCCGAACCCGCGTGGATCACCGCAGGCAAGGCAGGCGTGCGCAGCGCGACGATGTTCTGGCCGGGGAGCGAGGTCGCGATCCACGAAAACCGGCCGCCCGACTGGATGCGCTACGACGAGAATGTCGGCTATGCGCAGCGCGTCAACACGGTGCTCGACTGGATGCGCCGCCCCGCCGAGATTCGTCCCGCCTTTGTCACGCTCTATTTCGAGGCGGTCGACGATGCGGGGCATAAATTCGGCCCCGACAGCGCCGAGGTCAACGCCGCGATCGCCGCGGTCGATGGGCGGATCGGCGAACTCGTCGCGGGCCTCGCCGCGATGGGCCAGCCCGTCCAACTCCTCGTCGTCGCCGACCATGGCATGCGCGCGATCGACGAAAGCCGCGTAATCCAACTCGCCGACCTGATCGACCTCCCCAGCATCGTTGCGGTCGAAACAGGCCCCTATGCCGCGATCGAGCCCACCGCGGGCACCGACGACCGCGTGTACAAGGCGCTGCTGAAGCCGCACGAGCACATGGCTTGTAACCGCCGCGAGGAGCTGCCGAAGCGGCTGCACTACGGACAAAACCCGCGCGTCGCGGCGATCATCTGTATCGCCGAGCCCGGCTGGTCGATCCTGGCAGGCACCCCGACCTGGCCCGTCAAAGGCGGTGCCCACGGCTATGACAATCAGGATACCGAGATGCTCGCGCTGTTCGTCGCAAGCGGAACCGGACTCAAAGGCGACGTTGGCGTCGTGGACAATATCGAGGTCTACCCTTTGCTGATGCGGCTTATCGGTGTGACGCCGCTGCCGAACGACGCGGCGGGGGACCTCGCCAAGCGCCTGCCCTGA
- the mutL gene encoding DNA mismatch repair endonuclease MutL — protein MSIRRLPEKLVNRIAAGEVVERPAAALKELVENAIDAGSTRISVRIAEGGISRLEVEDDGCGMTAADMALALERHATSKLPDDAIEDVTTLGFRGEALPSIASVARLTLESRVPGGDGWKRVVDNGAVAAEGPAALGKGTRVLVEDLFARVPARRKFLRSGRSEYAACLDVVKRLAMARPDVGFTVEHDGRRVLDVQGGQDQLTRVAALTQRDLAANSIGVDIDRGDVHLGGVISLPTYNRGIADHQYLFVNGRPVKDRLLVGALRGAYADLLARDRHPVVALFLDVPTSEVDVNVHPAKTEVRFRDPQLIRGMIVGGLRRALDEHGFRSVQRPAEAALAAWQREPVAPQPPVPTLFAAHYPYPHAPATHLFGAEGDAATTALLHDRIVDFTPPRDALPMGRAEAATAPVPEAEVHPLGIARGQIAKTYIVAEAEDGLVIVDQHAAHERLVLEELRRGMGGQAVPSQGLLLPEVVELDEPACDRLEAAAPQLAALGVEIERFGPAAVVVRATPAMLGAIDCRKLVTDIADDLAGCDAALGLSERLELVAATMACHGSVRAGRTLSVPEMNALLRTMEVTPHSGQCNHGRPTWVKLQMDDVEKLFGRK, from the coding sequence ATGTCAATACGTCGCCTGCCGGAAAAGCTAGTAAATCGGATCGCAGCCGGTGAAGTGGTTGAAAGACCTGCCGCGGCGCTAAAGGAACTGGTTGAAAATGCGATCGACGCCGGTTCGACTCGCATTTCGGTCCGAATCGCCGAAGGCGGGATTTCGCGGCTTGAAGTCGAGGACGACGGGTGCGGAATGACCGCCGCCGACATGGCGCTCGCGCTCGAACGCCATGCGACGTCGAAGCTGCCCGATGACGCGATCGAGGATGTCACGACGCTAGGTTTCCGTGGCGAGGCGCTGCCGTCGATCGCGAGCGTTGCGCGGCTTACGCTCGAAAGCCGCGTGCCGGGCGGCGACGGATGGAAGCGCGTCGTCGACAATGGCGCCGTTGCGGCCGAAGGGCCTGCGGCGCTCGGGAAGGGCACCCGGGTGCTGGTCGAGGACCTGTTCGCGCGCGTGCCCGCACGGCGCAAATTCCTGCGTAGCGGACGTAGCGAATATGCCGCGTGCCTGGACGTCGTGAAGCGCCTCGCGATGGCTCGGCCCGATGTGGGCTTCACCGTCGAGCATGACGGACGCCGCGTGCTCGACGTGCAGGGTGGACAGGATCAGTTGACGCGCGTTGCCGCGCTGACGCAGCGCGATCTCGCCGCCAACAGCATCGGCGTCGATATCGATCGCGGCGACGTGCATTTGGGCGGCGTGATCAGCCTGCCGACCTACAACCGCGGCATCGCCGACCATCAATATCTGTTCGTCAACGGACGCCCGGTGAAGGACCGGCTGCTCGTCGGCGCGCTGCGCGGCGCCTATGCCGACCTGCTCGCGCGCGACCGCCATCCGGTCGTGGCCCTGTTCCTCGACGTCCCGACGAGCGAGGTCGACGTGAATGTCCATCCCGCGAAGACCGAGGTGCGATTCCGCGATCCGCAGCTCATTCGCGGTATGATCGTCGGCGGCCTCCGCCGCGCGCTCGACGAACATGGTTTCCGCAGCGTCCAGCGCCCCGCCGAAGCGGCGCTTGCGGCGTGGCAGCGGGAGCCAGTTGCCCCGCAGCCTCCCGTGCCGACCTTGTTCGCCGCGCATTATCCCTACCCCCACGCCCCCGCGACGCATCTGTTCGGCGCTGAAGGCGATGCGGCGACAACGGCCTTGCTGCACGACCGCATCGTCGATTTTACCCCGCCGCGCGATGCACTACCGATGGGCCGCGCCGAAGCCGCGACGGCGCCGGTGCCAGAGGCCGAGGTGCACCCGCTCGGCATCGCGCGCGGCCAGATCGCGAAGACCTATATCGTCGCGGAGGCCGAGGATGGGCTGGTCATCGTCGACCAGCACGCCGCGCACGAACGCCTCGTGCTCGAGGAGCTCCGCCGCGGCATGGGTGGGCAGGCGGTGCCTTCGCAGGGACTGTTGCTTCCCGAAGTCGTCGAACTCGATGAGCCCGCATGCGACCGGCTCGAAGCTGCGGCGCCGCAACTCGCCGCGCTCGGTGTCGAGATCGAACGCTTCGGCCCCGCCGCGGTGGTGGTCCGCGCCACCCCGGCGATGCTCGGCGCGATCGATTGCCGCAAACTCGTGACCGACATCGCCGACGATCTCGCGGGTTGCGACGCCGCATTGGGCCTCAGCGAGAGGCTCGAACTCGTCGCCGCGACAATGGCCTGCCACGGCTCGGTGCGAGCAGGGCGCACGCTAAGCGTCCCCGAAATGAACGCGCTGCTCCGCACAATGGAGGTCACACCGCATTCGGGGCAGTGTAATCATGGCCGCCCGACGTGGGTGAAATTGCAGATGGACGATGTCGAGAAACTATTTGGGAGGAAATAG
- a CDS encoding rod shape-determining protein — protein MSFFSRWFKFNSQDMAIDLGTANTVVYVRGKGIVLNEPSVVAVETLNGIKRVKAVGDDAKLMMGKTPDSIEAIRPLRDGVIADIDVAEQMIKHFITKVHGGKPNAFRSPEIVICVPSGSTSVERRAIRDAASNAGASEVWLIEEPMAAAIGADMPVTEPIGSMVVDIGGGTTEVAVLSLRGLAYTTSVRAGGDKMDEAIVSYVRRHHNLLIGEATAERIKKDFGIARIPADGVGLTIHIKGRDLVNGVPKEISINQAQIAEALSEPIGTIVEGVRIALENTAPELAADIVDQGIVLTGGGALIAELDELLRDATGLPVTVADDPLTCVAIGTGRAMEDPAFRGVLQQA, from the coding sequence ATGTCCTTCTTTTCCCGCTGGTTCAAATTCAATTCCCAAGACATGGCTATCGACCTCGGCACCGCAAACACGGTCGTCTATGTCCGCGGCAAGGGCATCGTTCTGAACGAACCCTCGGTCGTTGCGGTCGAGACGCTGAACGGGATCAAGCGGGTGAAGGCGGTCGGCGACGACGCGAAGCTGATGATGGGCAAGACTCCCGACAGCATCGAGGCGATCCGCCCGCTGCGTGACGGCGTCATCGCCGACATCGACGTTGCCGAACAGATGATCAAGCACTTCATCACCAAGGTTCATGGCGGCAAGCCCAACGCGTTCCGCAGCCCCGAAATCGTGATCTGCGTCCCCTCGGGATCGACCAGCGTCGAACGCCGCGCGATCCGCGATGCCGCATCGAACGCCGGCGCGAGCGAAGTGTGGCTGATCGAAGAACCGATGGCGGCCGCGATCGGCGCCGATATGCCGGTAACCGAACCGATCGGTTCGATGGTCGTCGACATCGGCGGCGGCACGACCGAAGTCGCGGTGCTCTCGCTGCGCGGCCTCGCCTACACCACCTCGGTCCGCGCAGGCGGCGACAAGATGGACGAAGCGATCGTCAGCTATGTTCGCCGACACCATAATCTGCTCATCGGCGAAGCGACCGCCGAGCGGATCAAGAAGGATTTCGGCATCGCGCGCATCCCCGCCGATGGCGTGGGCCTGACGATCCACATCAAGGGCCGCGACCTTGTGAACGGCGTGCCCAAGGAAATCTCGATCAACCAGGCGCAGATCGCCGAGGCGCTGTCCGAACCGATCGGCACGATCGTCGAGGGCGTGCGCATCGCGCTCGAAAACACCGCGCCCGAACTCGCGGCCGACATCGTCGACCAGGGCATCGTGCTCACCGGCGGCGGCGCGCTGATCGCCGAACTCGACGAACTGCTGCGCGACGCGACCGGTCTGCCGGTCACGGTGGCCGACGATCCGCTGACCTGCGTCGCGATCGGCACCGGCCGCGCGATGGAAGACCCCGCTTTCCGCGGCGTTCTACAGCAAGCCTGA
- the mreC gene encoding rod shape-determining protein MreC — protein sequence MVRPAHRRPGQSRKAQYSLFVAYVIAVTGAVAGLLLAVLSVADPIGFAQLRVASQEITAPIARGSRSIIGSISGIDDTVGAYVSAGTQNRRLRKELADTRRELVATSSLQEENRQLKALLKLQETDKTALANGYLLTSTSTSSKRIALLSIGRNLGVAVGQPVRGADGLIGRVLGAGPSVSQVLLLTDVDNIVPVRRARDGLPALASGRGNGDLDIRTLNIANNPFKPGDILVTSGTGGLYPPNIPVAIVVRRQDDGALARPLADPGKVDAVSVLRPYTPDNIEARGLPGPATPPPAPTGAP from the coding sequence ATGGTTCGCCCGGCACATCGACGTCCGGGACAATCCCGAAAGGCCCAGTACAGCCTGTTCGTTGCCTATGTCATTGCAGTGACAGGGGCGGTGGCGGGCTTGTTGCTGGCGGTCCTGTCGGTCGCTGATCCCATCGGTTTCGCCCAGTTGCGTGTGGCGAGCCAGGAAATCACCGCGCCCATCGCGCGGGGATCGCGGTCGATCATCGGGTCGATTTCGGGAATCGACGACACCGTCGGCGCCTATGTCAGCGCGGGCACGCAGAACCGGCGGCTGCGCAAGGAACTCGCCGACACGCGGCGCGAACTCGTCGCGACCAGTTCGCTTCAGGAAGAAAACCGCCAACTGAAGGCGCTTCTGAAGCTGCAGGAAACCGACAAGACCGCGCTCGCCAACGGCTATCTGCTCACCTCGACCTCGACGAGCAGCAAGCGCATCGCGCTGCTCAGCATCGGACGCAACCTCGGCGTCGCAGTGGGTCAGCCGGTGCGCGGCGCCGACGGCTTGATCGGCCGCGTGCTCGGAGCCGGCCCTTCGGTGTCGCAGGTTCTGCTGCTCACCGACGTCGACAATATCGTCCCCGTCCGCCGCGCGCGCGATGGTCTGCCCGCGCTCGCCAGCGGCCGCGGCAACGGCGATCTCGACATCCGCACGCTCAACATCGCGAACAATCCGTTCAAGCCCGGCGATATCCTCGTCACCTCGGGCACCGGTGGGCTCTATCCGCCGAATATCCCGGTCGCGATCGTCGTGCGGCGGCAGGACGATGGCGCGCTCGCCCGCCCGCTCGCCGATCCGGGCAAGGTCGATGCGGTGTCGGTGCTGCGCCCCTATACCCCCGACAATATCGAAGCGCGGGGCCTTCCCGGCCCCGCAACGCCGCCACCCGCCCCTACCGGCGCGCCATGA